A part of Halodesulfovibrio marinisediminis DSM 17456 genomic DNA contains:
- the hmcE gene encoding sulfate respiration complex protein HmcE has translation MIAFLTGPMLWISLLVFFGGLTVRAVMYVRGLDWKLDRVAYKPHMSRGIRGAVHSIRCWLIPGGTYGWRQQPFMATGFFLFHIGAILLPLFLIGHQELLKMAFGFSLPTLPSSVADALTVLAIIGGFMLAIRRIVLPEVRILTTTYDWFILGISVAPFVTGFIARLHLGNYDFWLTCHILTGEAVLLLAPFTKLSHIVLFFMSRGQLGMDYNIKRGGSKRETAFPW, from the coding sequence ATGATAGCATTTCTTACCGGACCGATGCTGTGGATATCACTGCTGGTATTCTTTGGCGGTCTTACAGTTCGTGCCGTAATGTACGTGCGCGGTCTTGATTGGAAGCTCGACCGTGTAGCATATAAGCCACACATGTCTCGTGGCATCCGTGGTGCAGTTCATTCCATCCGTTGCTGGCTCATTCCGGGCGGCACATACGGCTGGCGTCAGCAGCCATTTATGGCAACAGGCTTCTTCCTGTTCCACATTGGCGCAATCCTGCTCCCGCTGTTCCTGATCGGCCATCAGGAACTCCTTAAAATGGCATTCGGCTTCAGCCTGCCGACTTTACCGTCCAGCGTTGCAGATGCACTTACAGTTCTCGCAATCATCGGTGGCTTCATGCTTGCCATCCGTCGCATTGTACTTCCTGAAGTACGCATCCTGACTACAACATACGACTGGTTCATCCTCGGCATTTCCGTAGCACCTTTCGTGACCGGCTTTATCGCTCGTCTGCATCTTGGTAACTACGATTTCTGGCTTACCTGCCATATCCTTACCGGCGAAGCTGTGCTGCTTCTGGCACCATTTACCAAGCTGTCCCACATCGTTCTGTTCTTCATGTCCCGTGGTCAGCTCGGCATGGATTACAACATCAAGCGCGGTGGCTCTAAACGCGAAACCGCATTCCCGTGGTAA
- the hmcD gene encoding sulfate respiration complex protein HmcD has product METIIYTLHDFMLHTKTITYVLMGVALVSFVGYWTFLTGREEKIRKY; this is encoded by the coding sequence ATGGAAACCATTATCTATACTCTCCACGACTTCATGCTCCACACCAAAACCATCACCTACGTGTTGATGGGTGTGGCTCTGGTCAGCTTTGTCGGTTACTGGACTTTCCTGACCGGCCGAGAAGAAAAAATCAGAAAGTACTAG
- the hmcC gene encoding sulfate respiration complex protein HmcC, giving the protein MSNEQKKFWHAGNIITAIILAGGLVLTFLRFYKGIGAVSNLDDNNPWGIWIGFDLMCGVALAAGGYVTSASCYLFGMKHYHSAVRPAITTAFLGYFFVVVALLYDLGHPWRLPYPLVYSQGTTSLLFEVGLCVSLYVSVLFIEWSPAAFEWLGMRKLRNFVVKLTLPLTIMGVVLSTMHQSSLGALFLIAPGKVHPLWYSSFMPVFFFFSSMVAGTSMVIFEGTLAHKGLHRMMDETHLKEANGVAFGFAKAASFILLGYFFIKVFDITMDNDWKYLATGYGAIFLVEMFGFVLLPSLLYAIGVREKNLKMVRIASVFGVLGIVVNRFNVSMVAYNWQLPAAERYFPSLMEIGISIFVVTLIITTYRFITTRMPVLFEHPEYKDAH; this is encoded by the coding sequence ATGAGTAACGAACAGAAAAAATTCTGGCACGCCGGAAACATCATCACCGCTATCATTCTAGCTGGCGGTCTGGTTCTCACTTTCCTACGTTTCTACAAAGGTATCGGCGCGGTATCCAACCTTGATGATAACAACCCTTGGGGTATCTGGATCGGCTTCGACCTTATGTGTGGTGTAGCTCTGGCTGCCGGTGGTTACGTAACCTCCGCATCCTGCTATCTCTTCGGCATGAAGCACTACCATTCCGCGGTGCGTCCTGCTATTACTACTGCTTTTCTTGGCTACTTCTTCGTAGTTGTAGCTCTTCTGTACGACTTGGGTCACCCATGGAGACTCCCGTATCCACTGGTATACTCACAGGGCACTACTTCCCTTCTTTTCGAAGTTGGTCTGTGTGTATCCCTCTACGTGTCCGTTCTCTTCATTGAATGGTCTCCTGCGGCATTCGAATGGCTCGGCATGCGTAAGCTGCGTAACTTCGTAGTAAAACTTACTCTGCCTCTGACCATTATGGGTGTTGTACTTTCCACAATGCACCAGAGCTCTCTTGGCGCTCTGTTCCTTATCGCTCCTGGTAAAGTACATCCGCTCTGGTACTCCAGCTTTATGCCAGTGTTCTTCTTCTTCTCCTCCATGGTGGCTGGTACCTCCATGGTAATCTTTGAAGGCACTCTGGCTCATAAAGGTCTGCACCGTATGATGGACGAAACACATCTTAAAGAAGCTAACGGAGTGGCATTCGGCTTTGCTAAAGCTGCCTCCTTCATTCTCCTCGGTTACTTCTTCATTAAAGTGTTCGATATCACCATGGACAACGACTGGAAGTACCTTGCTACCGGCTACGGTGCTATCTTCCTTGTTGAAATGTTCGGTTTCGTACTGCTTCCTTCTCTCCTCTACGCGATCGGCGTACGTGAAAAGAATCTGAAGATGGTACGCATCGCATCCGTTTTCGGCGTACTCGGTATTGTCGTAAACCGTTTCAACGTGAGCATGGTTGCATACAACTGGCAGCTTCCTGCTGCTGAGCGTTACTTCCCTAGCCTCATGGAAATCGGCATCTCTATCTTCGTTGTAACACTTATTATTACAACATACCGCTTCATTACTACTCGGATGCCAGTTTTGTTCGAACATCCAGAGTACAAAGACGCACACTAG
- the hmcB gene encoding sulfate respiration complex iron-sulfur protein HmcB, with amino-acid sequence MHRRKFLSLLGGAGIASTLGTTKAKAASNASFDGYPDAMGVLHDSSRCIGCRKCEEGCNTVNNFPKPEKKFDDLSVLDTKRRTNATAHTVVNKYNVAGLDHPIFRKQQCNHCMEPACASACFVKAFSKNPDGSVTYNGDVCVGCRYCMIACPFSVPTFEYDDPLDPLVQKCTMCHPLIKEGKLPGCVQACPKEALTFGKRSDLIEIARERIRKHPDRYVNKIYGEKEAGGTNWLYLAPVKHTELGQPVVGSKPAPELTAGALGAVPMVVGIWPVLLTGAYAISKRKEKIAAEEQSTAVAQAVSETQSAADDKLKAAMEKAAKDKEASIERETKKAVAKAEKEFEEKLAALQNPESEEVEESSKPEGDA; translated from the coding sequence ATGCATCGCAGAAAATTCCTAAGCCTGCTTGGCGGCGCCGGTATTGCTTCCACCTTGGGAACTACTAAGGCGAAGGCTGCCAGCAACGCTTCATTCGATGGATATCCTGACGCTATGGGCGTACTTCACGACAGCAGCCGTTGTATCGGTTGTCGTAAATGTGAAGAAGGCTGTAACACCGTTAATAACTTCCCAAAACCAGAGAAGAAATTTGATGACCTCTCTGTTTTGGATACCAAACGCAGAACCAACGCCACCGCGCACACTGTAGTTAACAAATACAATGTTGCCGGTCTGGATCACCCTATCTTCCGTAAACAGCAGTGTAACCACTGTATGGAACCAGCATGTGCATCCGCATGTTTTGTTAAAGCGTTTTCTAAAAACCCTGACGGCTCCGTTACCTACAACGGCGACGTTTGTGTTGGTTGTCGCTACTGCATGATCGCATGCCCATTCTCTGTTCCTACTTTTGAATACGATGATCCATTAGATCCACTCGTTCAAAAATGTACTATGTGTCACCCGCTCATCAAAGAAGGCAAGCTTCCAGGCTGTGTTCAGGCATGTCCTAAAGAAGCTCTCACCTTTGGCAAGCGTTCTGACCTTATTGAAATTGCACGCGAACGCATCCGCAAGCATCCTGACCGCTACGTAAACAAAATTTACGGCGAAAAAGAAGCAGGCGGAACCAACTGGCTCTACCTCGCTCCGGTAAAACACACCGAACTCGGTCAGCCTGTAGTTGGTAGCAAGCCAGCTCCAGAACTTACTGCTGGCGCACTCGGTGCTGTTCCTATGGTAGTAGGCATCTGGCCTGTTCTTCTCACCGGTGCATATGCAATCAGCAAGCGTAAAGAAAAAATCGCTGCTGAAGAACAGAGCACCGCTGTTGCACAGGCAGTTTCCGAAACTCAATCTGCTGCTGACGACAAGCTCAAAGCTGCAATGGAAAAAGCTGCAAAAGACAAAGAAGCTTCCATTGAGCGTGAAACTAAAAAAGCTGTCGCTAAGGCTGAAAAAGAGTTTGAAGAAAAGCTTGCTGCACTCCAGAACCCTGAGAGCGAAGAAGTAGAAGAAAGCTCCAAGCCTGAGGGAGATGCATAA
- the hmcA gene encoding sulfate respiration complex hexadecaheme cytochrome HmcA: protein MMKGRSLLRWAGMLMVVALVSIVGIEAHSSNVTAAPAKHRADIITIDVIGKLGDMELPAVTYRHDLHTDALKKMEKDCATCHDNDKGSMDLTFKRTDDMSAKELQNLYHQNCVGCHADMAKAGQDTGPLESECRTCHNPKPNEVAKRQPIDMDKSLHFRHISSKKIVVSEQDKNCGACHMNVDVVAGTAKYVPGTEDSDNGYGEGYVKYKCPKAAAHTSCISCHMTEAKKDATSTGPVSCAGCHSASAQKEMKKVTGKRLDRGQPDTLLIVPTTAKKSDIAPVAFDHKSHEANVRDCGTCHINGIGNEKDGFKPLYSDMHDAQSSASCVGCHAMRVAQDASCAGCHSMIPVQNFNEQSCATCHNANGVTAEQAAKMSKKERNAVAASVVAAREAGKVTYTAEEIPEFVKIDALADKYEASNMPHRKIVESMLNATADNKLAGSFHAEKGKVCQACHHQSPISIKPPKCQSCHSEAFKTGDRPGLKAAYHQQCMTCHTEMKIQKPQNTECAGCHAARAN from the coding sequence ATGATGAAGGGAAGATCACTGCTTCGCTGGGCGGGCATGCTGATGGTTGTTGCGCTTGTATCGATCGTAGGTATCGAAGCGCACAGCTCAAATGTTACAGCGGCTCCTGCCAAGCACCGTGCTGACATCATCACCATTGATGTTATCGGCAAGCTTGGTGATATGGAGTTGCCAGCCGTTACGTATCGCCACGATCTGCATACTGATGCGCTGAAAAAAATGGAAAAAGACTGTGCTACCTGTCACGATAACGACAAAGGCAGCATGGACCTCACTTTTAAACGAACTGATGATATGTCTGCAAAAGAACTGCAGAACTTATATCACCAGAACTGTGTAGGCTGTCATGCCGACATGGCTAAAGCCGGTCAGGACACTGGTCCTCTGGAAAGCGAATGTCGTACATGTCACAATCCAAAGCCGAATGAGGTGGCAAAACGCCAGCCTATCGACATGGATAAGTCCCTGCACTTCCGTCATATTTCTTCTAAAAAAATCGTTGTTTCTGAACAGGACAAAAACTGTGGCGCTTGCCACATGAACGTTGATGTTGTTGCAGGTACTGCTAAATACGTACCTGGCACTGAAGACAGCGATAACGGCTACGGTGAAGGCTATGTAAAGTACAAATGCCCTAAAGCCGCAGCACACACCAGCTGTATCAGCTGCCACATGACTGAAGCGAAAAAAGACGCTACATCTACAGGCCCTGTTTCCTGTGCAGGCTGTCACAGCGCTTCTGCTCAGAAAGAAATGAAAAAAGTAACTGGTAAACGCCTTGATCGCGGTCAGCCAGACACTCTTCTTATCGTTCCAACCACCGCAAAGAAAAGCGACATTGCACCTGTGGCATTCGACCACAAGTCCCATGAAGCAAACGTAAGAGACTGCGGTACTTGCCACATTAACGGCATCGGAAACGAAAAAGACGGCTTCAAGCCTCTCTACAGCGACATGCACGACGCTCAGTCTTCTGCAAGCTGTGTTGGCTGTCACGCAATGCGTGTAGCTCAGGATGCTTCCTGTGCAGGCTGTCACTCCATGATTCCAGTTCAAAACTTCAACGAACAGTCCTGTGCGACCTGTCACAACGCTAACGGCGTTACTGCAGAGCAGGCAGCTAAAATGAGCAAAAAAGAACGTAACGCAGTTGCTGCTTCCGTTGTTGCTGCTCGCGAAGCTGGCAAAGTGACCTACACCGCTGAAGAAATTCCTGAATTCGTAAAAATTGACGCTCTTGCTGACAAGTACGAAGCATCCAACATGCCACACCGCAAAATCGTTGAATCTATGCTCAACGCAACCGCGGACAACAAGCTTGCTGGCAGCTTCCATGCAGAAAAAGGCAAAGTATGTCAGGCCTGTCACCATCAGAGCCCTATCAGCATCAAGCCTCCAAAATGTCAGAGCTGTCATAGCGAAGCTTTCAAAACCGGTGACCGTCCAGGTCTTAAAGCTGCTTACCATCAGCAGTGTATGACTTGTCACACCGAAATGAAAATTCAGAAGCCACAGAACACTGAGTGCGCAGGCTGCCACGCCGCACGCGCTAACTAG
- a CDS encoding sugar phosphate isomerase/epimerase family protein translates to MSLFVNLPLSFAANEPRYIDMLIEQGVSPELGMDTFAVQNLDIHWHAATAKKFSEAGLSCGIHLPFFDLAPGSLNDQILEATRATLLRALEISQVYKPTHFVGHPDYEAGQHDFYYDEWLSRSYETWSQFLKKDGLTTQLFLENTYEKTPKALVDLVNLLPADRVSHCFDVGHWHSFAKGAQRNDLLEWLNAFSPRLGHLHLHDNDGLEDQHLALGAGTIPLLDLFDYIQKNELFPTATLEPHTEDAFPASIEFLEAHSTSVCFLVADD, encoded by the coding sequence ATGAGTCTGTTTGTAAATTTGCCGCTCAGCTTCGCTGCTAATGAGCCGCGATATATCGATATGCTTATTGAACAAGGTGTGTCACCGGAGCTGGGCATGGATACCTTCGCGGTTCAGAATCTCGATATACATTGGCATGCAGCGACCGCAAAAAAATTCTCTGAGGCGGGGCTTTCCTGTGGCATTCATCTTCCATTTTTCGACCTCGCACCGGGAAGTTTGAATGACCAAATTTTGGAAGCAACGCGCGCAACTTTGCTGAGAGCGCTCGAAATTTCACAAGTCTACAAACCAACTCATTTTGTTGGACATCCTGACTATGAAGCCGGTCAGCATGATTTTTATTACGATGAATGGCTTTCGCGTTCCTACGAAACGTGGTCACAATTCCTCAAAAAAGATGGATTAACTACCCAGCTTTTTTTAGAAAACACGTACGAAAAGACACCCAAAGCACTTGTTGATCTTGTCAATTTGTTACCAGCAGATCGAGTGTCCCACTGTTTTGATGTTGGGCATTGGCATTCTTTTGCCAAAGGGGCGCAGCGCAATGATCTGCTTGAATGGCTTAATGCTTTCTCACCTCGTCTTGGCCATCTTCATCTTCACGATAATGACGGTTTAGAAGATCAGCACCTTGCCCTTGGCGCTGGTACTATTCCGCTTCTTGACTTGTTCGATTACATTCAAAAGAATGAACTTTTCCCAACAGCGACCCTTGAGCCGCACACCGAAGATGCGTTCCCTGCGTCCATAGAATTTCTCGAAGCGCACAGCACGTCTGTCTGCTTCCTAGTAGCTGATGATTAG
- a CDS encoding efflux RND transporter permease subunit, which translates to MASSPLASQHRQPKAPLPEQPRGAVAWMAGNSVAANLLMLVLLIGGLVLGSSTTQEVFPEIELDSVSVTVSYPGASPEEIERSIVQAVEESIEGIEGIEDVTSTANENSATIRAELLDGADVDRVWQDIKTEVDRITTFPDEAEDPRITIDSRKRSVLTLVVSGNVSELVLRDYANQLEDALLRNPNITQADITGVRDLETHVEISRNTLRKYNITLTQVADQIRKASVELGGGSLKTAQGEILVRVTDRKLVAKDFEQIPILTDEYGASVYLGDIANIWDGFEDTDAWSSFDGNRAVSVEVYRIGSQTPMSIATAALNVVDEFKEDLPPGVTIGSHHNRYVMFQDRADLLLRNAYIGLGLVFIFLALFLEIRLAFWVSLGIPISFLGAFVFLPFTDFSINMITMFAFIITLGIVVDDAIVVGENVYYHRNLGKSRLQAAIDGAKEVMVPVTFSVITNIITFMPLYFVPGTMGKIFKYIPVVVGIVFFISLIESIFILPAHLAHGSERSRIPGLSRLIALQQRFSNRFEHFIAHQYGNFISKLIGYRFAVLGTALAILFITVGFALSGRLGMVLFPTVDSDYAYGSVTMPYGTPVSRIKEVEKQLVDAANAVIANNGGDKLSTGILTTVNTNKLNARIYLTQPDVRPVSTPEVTAQWRNAVGTVLGAEAVDFVADKGGPGSGKGVTIQLSHRDNTVLEQAATELAEAMALLKGVSDIDDGNARGKRQFDIKLLPAGEAAGLSSREIATQLRNAFYGAEAVKQQVGQDEVTVRVRLPKEERASVATFDNLVLTLPNGGEMLLRDAAQITRAFADTSITRENSKRIRSVTGNVTPRKLSEQVIASVKSDILPDLLRKYSGLNYSLEGKQADMRDSIQSLIKGLLLTLLAIYALLAIPFKSYIQPLIVLLAIPFGMVGAVVGHLIMGYSLSLMSMFGLVALAGVVVNDSLVLVDFTNRLRREGYTPTEAVVAGAIKRFRPILLTTITTCCGLAPMILETSRQARFLIPMAISLGFGILFATIITLLLVPCFYLVFEDVTQLVSFKTSRVAQGTKQHVQ; encoded by the coding sequence ATGGCATCATCACCTCTTGCTTCGCAGCACCGCCAGCCCAAAGCCCCCCTACCGGAACAACCACGTGGAGCCGTAGCATGGATGGCAGGTAACTCAGTTGCGGCCAACCTGCTTATGCTCGTGCTTCTTATCGGCGGTCTTGTTCTCGGCTCCAGCACCACACAGGAAGTTTTTCCTGAAATTGAGCTGGACTCAGTATCTGTTACAGTTTCGTATCCCGGTGCCAGCCCTGAAGAGATCGAACGTTCAATTGTTCAAGCTGTTGAAGAATCCATTGAAGGAATTGAAGGGATTGAAGATGTTACTTCCACTGCCAACGAAAATAGCGCCACCATCCGTGCAGAACTACTCGATGGTGCCGATGTTGATCGTGTCTGGCAGGACATCAAAACAGAAGTAGATAGAATCACCACTTTTCCTGATGAGGCAGAAGACCCGCGCATAACCATTGATTCCCGTAAACGTAGCGTGCTCACACTTGTTGTAAGCGGAAACGTATCTGAACTGGTATTGCGCGATTACGCAAACCAATTGGAAGATGCTCTCCTGAGGAATCCCAACATCACGCAGGCAGACATCACTGGAGTGCGTGATTTAGAGACACATGTTGAAATCTCCCGCAACACGTTACGCAAATACAATATTACCCTTACCCAAGTTGCCGATCAGATCAGAAAAGCATCTGTAGAGCTCGGCGGCGGCAGCCTTAAAACTGCACAGGGTGAAATTCTTGTACGTGTGACAGACCGTAAACTGGTTGCAAAAGATTTTGAACAGATACCTATCCTGACAGACGAATACGGCGCCTCCGTCTACCTCGGAGATATTGCAAACATATGGGATGGATTTGAAGACACAGATGCTTGGAGCAGCTTTGACGGAAACCGCGCTGTATCCGTCGAGGTCTATCGCATCGGTTCACAAACCCCTATGAGCATTGCCACAGCAGCCCTCAATGTTGTTGATGAATTCAAGGAAGACTTACCTCCGGGAGTTACTATCGGCTCCCACCACAACCGGTACGTAATGTTTCAGGATCGAGCAGACCTGCTTCTGCGCAACGCGTATATCGGCCTTGGACTGGTGTTCATCTTCCTGGCATTGTTCCTTGAAATCCGTCTTGCCTTCTGGGTAAGCCTCGGTATTCCTATTTCATTCCTCGGTGCTTTTGTCTTCCTGCCGTTTACTGATTTCAGCATAAACATGATCACCATGTTTGCATTTATCATCACCCTCGGTATCGTTGTGGACGACGCCATTGTTGTCGGTGAAAACGTCTATTACCATCGAAATCTAGGTAAAAGCAGGTTGCAAGCAGCCATTGATGGCGCAAAAGAAGTTATGGTTCCGGTAACATTCAGTGTTATCACAAACATCATAACCTTTATGCCGCTATACTTTGTACCGGGTACAATGGGTAAGATATTTAAATACATTCCGGTTGTTGTCGGTATTGTATTCTTTATTTCACTTATCGAGAGTATCTTCATTCTACCCGCGCACCTTGCGCATGGCAGTGAACGTTCCCGCATTCCAGGGCTTAGCCGGCTCATCGCGTTACAACAACGATTCAGTAACCGTTTTGAACATTTCATTGCCCATCAGTACGGTAATTTCATCAGCAAACTTATCGGCTATAGATTCGCTGTTCTCGGCACAGCGCTGGCGATCCTTTTTATTACCGTAGGCTTCGCTCTGTCAGGTCGTTTGGGAATGGTGCTTTTCCCGACTGTTGATTCTGACTATGCCTATGGTTCAGTCACTATGCCATACGGCACACCGGTCTCACGCATTAAAGAAGTTGAAAAGCAACTAGTTGATGCCGCCAATGCCGTCATCGCCAATAATGGTGGAGACAAACTCAGCACCGGCATCTTAACGACAGTTAACACCAACAAACTTAATGCGCGTATTTACCTGACCCAACCTGATGTTCGTCCGGTATCCACACCAGAAGTGACAGCACAATGGCGTAATGCTGTAGGCACAGTACTCGGTGCAGAAGCAGTAGATTTTGTTGCGGACAAAGGAGGTCCGGGTTCCGGCAAAGGGGTCACCATTCAACTTTCACACCGTGACAACACCGTTCTTGAACAAGCCGCCACAGAGCTTGCCGAAGCAATGGCATTGCTCAAAGGCGTAAGCGATATTGATGACGGTAACGCGCGAGGCAAACGTCAGTTTGACATTAAGCTACTACCTGCAGGTGAAGCCGCAGGTCTTAGTTCACGCGAAATTGCAACCCAGTTGCGTAACGCCTTTTACGGAGCAGAAGCAGTAAAACAGCAAGTTGGGCAGGACGAAGTAACTGTACGTGTACGTCTACCTAAAGAAGAACGTGCATCTGTAGCGACCTTCGATAACCTGGTACTTACCCTCCCAAACGGTGGTGAGATGCTCCTGCGTGATGCAGCGCAAATCACCCGAGCCTTCGCGGATACATCAATTACCCGTGAAAACAGCAAACGTATTCGAAGCGTTACAGGCAACGTAACACCTCGCAAGCTTTCAGAACAGGTCATAGCCTCAGTCAAAAGTGATATTCTTCCAGATTTGTTACGGAAATATTCCGGTCTAAACTATTCCCTAGAAGGGAAACAGGCAGATATGCGTGACAGTATCCAGAGTCTCATAAAAGGCTTGCTGCTGACGCTCCTCGCCATCTACGCACTGTTGGCTATTCCGTTCAAAAGCTATATCCAGCCGCTCATTGTTTTGCTCGCAATCCCGTTCGGCATGGTGGGTGCCGTCGTCGGTCATCTCATCATGGGTTATTCCCTTAGTCTCATGAGTATGTTCGGGCTTGTGGCATTAGCTGGTGTGGTAGTGAACGACTCACTCGTTCTTGTGGACTTCACCAACCGGCTACGACGAGAAGGCTACACACCGACAGAAGCCGTTGTTGCAGGCGCAATTAAACGATTCAGGCCAATCCTGCTGACCACAATCACAACATGCTGCGGGCTTGCGCCGATGATTCTGGAAACCTCACGACAGGCTCGATTCCTTATTCCGATGGCAATCTCCCTCGGATTCGGTATCCTGTTCGCAACAATCATTACGCTTTTACTCGTGCCGTGTTTCTACCTCGTATTCGAAGATGTCACACAGCTCGTATCTTTCAAGACATCCCGAGTCGCACAGGGAACTAAACAGCATGTGCAATAA
- a CDS encoding efflux RND transporter periplasmic adaptor subunit — protein sequence MQNNPTSRKKAVINAIVFTLMIALGVSGYSYFMGSKPKVAKKAPTKKVATVQVVHLKKGPVPMQIKGTGTVIPARKVKLTPEVSGTVAWTAPQFAGGGIIKKGETILRIDTKDYDIALRKSISTLATAEAELMLEEGQQRVAREGVRLLDESKSSAKYSTALALRKPQLMKAKAELEKARAEVAQAKLNLARCVLRAPFDVMIQETSVNLGSRVTTSTNVATLVGIDEYWVEAAVPVDRLEHLGLSRKNITATVVRQGGVSKWKGDVLRLTGTLTESTRLARVVVAIKDPRGLKSQNFTMPLMLGDYVDVTIEGNTIESAYKIPRSLVRNENELWLYANGQLAIRKLNIIWKSPEAVYVTEGISESDAIVSSNLSNAYSGMALILDSKATPTIAGERKEGTGKKPLNNSDNGVHSGNNVATAE from the coding sequence ATGCAGAACAATCCTACATCCCGAAAAAAAGCAGTTATCAACGCCATTGTATTCACTCTCATGATTGCATTAGGCGTTAGTGGATATTCATATTTTATGGGCTCAAAGCCAAAAGTGGCTAAAAAAGCTCCTACTAAAAAAGTGGCGACCGTTCAGGTTGTTCACCTGAAAAAAGGTCCTGTTCCAATGCAAATCAAGGGCACAGGCACTGTCATCCCTGCACGAAAGGTAAAACTTACTCCTGAGGTTTCAGGAACAGTTGCGTGGACTGCCCCGCAATTTGCTGGTGGTGGTATCATCAAAAAAGGCGAAACAATCCTTCGTATAGACACAAAGGATTATGACATTGCCCTGCGTAAAAGCATAAGCACTCTTGCCACTGCTGAAGCAGAATTAATGCTGGAAGAAGGTCAGCAACGAGTTGCAAGAGAAGGGGTGCGCCTTCTTGACGAAAGCAAAAGCTCTGCTAAATACAGCACAGCACTTGCGTTACGTAAACCGCAGTTAATGAAAGCAAAGGCTGAACTGGAAAAAGCAAGAGCTGAAGTTGCACAGGCTAAGCTTAACCTTGCCCGATGCGTACTCCGCGCTCCGTTCGACGTTATGATACAAGAAACAAGCGTAAACCTTGGCTCCAGAGTCACTACATCTACCAACGTCGCAACGCTGGTTGGCATTGATGAATACTGGGTTGAAGCCGCTGTTCCTGTAGACCGCCTTGAGCACCTTGGGTTATCCCGCAAAAACATTACAGCCACAGTTGTTCGCCAAGGTGGTGTGTCCAAATGGAAAGGCGACGTCCTGCGCCTTACCGGTACCCTTACAGAATCCACACGCCTTGCACGTGTTGTTGTTGCTATTAAAGATCCGCGCGGCCTGAAGTCGCAAAACTTTACGATGCCTCTTATGCTCGGCGACTACGTTGATGTAACCATCGAAGGCAATACTATCGAATCCGCCTATAAAATCCCGCGCTCTCTGGTGCGTAACGAAAACGAACTGTGGCTCTACGCCAACGGTCAATTAGCCATTCGAAAACTTAATATTATCTGGAAATCTCCTGAGGCAGTGTACGTTACTGAAGGAATCTCAGAATCCGACGCAATTGTGTCTTCAAACCTGAGCAATGCATACTCCGGAATGGCGCTCATCCTTGATTCAAAAGCTACGCCGACCATTGCAGGAGAACGAAAAGAAGGCACTGGAAAAAAGCCACTCAATAACTCCGACAATGGTGTCCATTCTGGCAACAATGTCGCAACGGCGGAGTAA